In one window of Lynx canadensis isolate LIC74 chromosome A3, mLynCan4.pri.v2, whole genome shotgun sequence DNA:
- the RAB5IF gene encoding respirasome Complex Assembly Factor 1 isoform X1, with amino-acid sequence MSGGRRKEEPPQPQLANGALKVSVWSKVLRSDAAWEDKDEFLDVIYWFRQIIAVVLGVIWGVLPLRGFLGIAGFCLINAGVLYLYFSNYLQIDEEEYGGTWELTKEGFMTSFALFMVIWIIFYTAIHYD; translated from the exons ATGAGCGGCGGGCGGCGAAAGGAGGAGCCGCCTCAGCCGCAGCTGGCCAACGGGGCCCTCAAAGTCTCTGTTTGGAGCAAGGTGCTGCGGAGCGACGCGGCCTGGGAGGACAAG GACGAATTTTTAGATGTGATCTACTGGTTCCGACAGATCATTGCTGTGGTCCTAGGTGTAATTTGGGGAGTGTTACCTTTGCGAGGTTTCTTGGGAATAGCAGG ATTCTGCCTGATCAATGCGGGAGTCCTGTACCTCTACTTCAGCAACTACCTACAGATAGATGAGGAAGAATATGGTGGCACATGGGAGCTCACGAAGGAAGGGTTTATGACATCTTTTGCCTTGTTCATG GTCATTTGGATCATTTTTTACACTGCCATCCACTATGACTGA
- the RAB5IF gene encoding respirasome Complex Assembly Factor 1 isoform X2 translates to MSGGRRKEEPPQPQLANGALKVSVWSKVLRSDAAWEDKDEFLDVIYWFRQIIAVVLGVIWGVLPLRGFLGIAGSFGSFFTLPSTMTDGIQILPALCPVQRTLLVTAQKHDCRGAPAMWNLKDPCFLDQESACRASVFSARVVI, encoded by the exons ATGAGCGGCGGGCGGCGAAAGGAGGAGCCGCCTCAGCCGCAGCTGGCCAACGGGGCCCTCAAAGTCTCTGTTTGGAGCAAGGTGCTGCGGAGCGACGCGGCCTGGGAGGACAAG GACGAATTTTTAGATGTGATCTACTGGTTCCGACAGATCATTGCTGTGGTCCTAGGTGTAATTTGGGGAGTGTTACCTTTGCGAGGTTTCTTGGGAATAGCAGG GTCATTTGGATCATTTTTTACACTGCCATCCACTATGACTGATGGTATACAGATCCTACCCGCTCTCTGTCCGGTCCAAAGGACCCTCCTAGTTACAGCACAGAAACATGATTGTAGGGGCGCCCCAGCCATGTGGAACCTGAAAGACCCATGTTTCTTGGACCAAGAATCAGCGTGTCGGGCGTCAGTGTTTTCTGCAAGGGTTGTGAtctga